In Nicotiana tabacum cultivar K326 chromosome 10, ASM71507v2, whole genome shotgun sequence, the DNA window gttgataataggttaGATTCATGTAGTTTGACGACTATTTATGCCCCAACTTGACTATGCTTCACCGTTCTAGGATGGTTAAATGACGATAACTTGGCTCTAATtatgaatttcatgttttgcaGGAGCAAGTTGTGCTTATGAGGACTTAGGACAATGTTTGGAGCTAAATTAAAGCAAGGGAAGCCCCTCGGAGCTGAATACGtgtgaaagaagaaagaaaagaagagagaaaacgCTGAGTCACTCTAGCGTGGGCCAAGCGTGGCCTTAGTGCGACCGCGCTAGAGCAAGGGACTGGGACAGTACACAAAGAGATATGCGCAACCACTAGTGCGGCCACACTAGTCAATCCAGAGCGTAGGAAATTCAGGGATAAACTTGGAAGTTTGGGGGTAATTCCACTTAAACCTATAAGAGGTCCAACTCGCCCAAAAAGAGAATATAAAGGTTTTTATAGATTTTGTGAAGGCAAGAAGAGGCAAGAGGTAAGGAGGATAATTCGACATCGAGTTatacctttcttccttttgtatttatcattcatgacgaattttgatgttgttagtaTGAAtacgattatgagtagctaattatttagtctaaggttttgatggaacctattgaggATGAACTTTTTGTcgtgttaatatagtttgcccagtttaatctctatttgtttaactacgttcttattgtagttaattgataggatcctcaattagctatgactatttagtatgtattactcgggagagagtgaatatttaggtaattattgaacaacaccactcccaaagtatatgaggaatcaataatcgagggtttaaaggtgggattagggataacgaaaccttgggtgcgatctaagtgagttaTAATAAAAttccagctagcgtaactcgagAGAGTGCGTCTAGTGAATTGTCATAATTACTTGGGAGAGATTTACAgtagtaagagtgctcatgatcgatagagacgattaggcaaatctatgcgaaacataacaggaagggattccatcaatgggggaaatcacaaccttagatccttctcttatttgtttACAACTCAGTCATATTTAGCTTTTAGTTTACTTAACGTTATTCAGTTATAGTTAGTAAAAACATCATTAATTGTTATTCAAAATATATGGGTAGTTGATTACGAAGAATTCAGTGAGCCTGGCAAAAGTAATTGGTAGGATAATTCCCTATGGGATTCGATTATGGGCTAAATACCCTGATTATATTGGCAGTGACcgcttgtcctttttataaggcatagttgtgTGTGATCAGCTATGTAAAACTTACCTTTATATCTATGTGGTACATTTTTATTACACAAAATACCAAAAGAGAGCCTCCATTTTATCCACCCTGCCCCGATACGATGCATGACATCCTTATCAATCTCCCAATTTCTCTatataactgacccaaggtactcaAAACTATCTCTCCTATAGATGACTTGTGAATCCATCCTTACATCCACGTTGCTTCCTGATCTGcaccactgaacttgcactctaaGTATTTTTTCTTGGTCCTGCTACACTTGAAACCTTTCGACTATAAGGTTTGCCTACAAACCTCTACCCTCGCATTAACACCACCTTACGTCTCATCAATCAGTACAATATCATCTACGAATAACATGCACCACGACACCTCCCCCTAAATGTGTCTCGTCAGCGCGTCCATTGCTAGTACAAATAAAAATGGTCTAAGAGCTTACCCCTCATGTAACCCCATCTCAAATGGAAAATGGTCTGATTCGCCTTATGATGTCCTCACTCGGGTTTTAGCTCCATCGTACATATCTTTAATTACCCTAAtgtataaaatatgtacacttctCTCTAGGGACTTTATTGTAAGCCTTTTCAAGATCGATGAATACCATATGTAAGTCCCTCTTCCTCTCCCTATATTGCTCCATCAATCCTCTAACAAGGTGAATGGATTTAGTAGATGAACGTCCCAGCATAAATTTGAACTGATTTTCGGAGATAgatacactcctcctcaccctccGCTCCATCACCTTATCCCAGACTTTCATAATATGGCTTAGTAGCTTaataccccgatagttattgcaGTCCTGTACATCACCCTTGTTTTTGTAAAAAGGGATCATCGTACTGAACCTCCATTTATCGAAAATCTTCTTTGTCCTAAAAATAGCattaaacaacccagtaaaatATTTTAAGCCTGTCTTGCTCGCGCTCTTCCAGAATTTCACTGGTATTTCGTCTAGCCCAGTCGCTCTACCCTTATGCATCTTACGCATAACTCCATCAACCACCTCAACTTTAATACACCTACAATATCAAAAATCTCCACGACCTTCAAAATGTCCCAATTCACCCAGGATAATATTTCTATCCCCCTCTTCATTCAAGGGCTTATGGAAGAAGGTCTGCCATCTCCGTCAAATAAGTGCCCCATTTAACACAACTCTGCCATCCTTGTCTTTAATACACTTCACTTGGTCTAAGTCATGTGCCTTGCTTTCTCTCATCTTAGCTAGTTTGTACAACTTCTTTACCCTTATCCACATATTCCattgatatttttatttcttatGACTACCTATCTCCTGTGTCTAGTTCTTTGATTGGCTCTGTAGACTCTATCTCTATAACCTAAGATAGTGAAGGAGGCTTTAGACCATCCTGGATAGTATGACACAATGGTTGAGAGATCTGCACCACTGAACTTGTACTTCAAGTATTCTttcttagtcctactcaactttAAACATTTTGACTATAGGGTCTGCCTACAAACCTCTAACATCGTGCTAACACCACCTCGCGTCTCATCAGTCAGTACAATGCCATTTGCAAATAACAAGAACCGATACCTCCCCCTGAATGTGGCGTGTCAGCGCGTCTATTTCTAGtgcaaataaaaatgggctaagagctAACCCCTGATGTAACCCCATCTCAATTGGAAAATGGTCTGATTCCCCTCCTGCTATCCTCACCCGGGTCTTAGCTCCATTGTACATATCCTTAGTCACCCTAATGTATGCAATATGTacactctagcctccaaacatctccatagcacCTCCATAGGGACTTTATCATAAGCATTTTCAAGATTGATGAACACCATGTGTAAGtttctcttcctcttcctcttcctcttcctatATTGCTCTATCTTCTAACAAGGTGAATGACTTTCGTAGTTGAATGCCCATCATAAATTTGAACTGGTTCTCGAAAATCAAAATACTCCTCCTCACTCTCTGATCCatcactctctcccagacttccATAACATGGCTTAGTAGCTTGATACTCCGATAGTTGTTGTAGTTTTGTATATCACCCTTATTTTTATACAAAGGGGTCATCGTACTCCATCTCCATTCACCGGGCATCTTCTTTGTCTTGAAAATGGCGTTACACAACCCAGTAAACCACTCTAAGCCCGCCCTGCCTGTGCTCTTCTAGAATTCCACCGGTATTTCGTCCGGCCCGATCGCTCTACCCCTATGTATCTTACGCATAACCCCCTCAacctactcacttttaatactcCTACAATATCCAAAATACGTACGACTCTCAGAATATCTCAATTCACATAGGATAATGTTCCTGTCCCCCTCTTCATTCAAGGGTTTATGGAAGAAGGTCTGCCATCTTCGTCGAATAGGTGCCTCATCCAGCAAACTCTGTCATCCTCTTCATTCACACACTTCACTTAGTCTAGGTCACGTGCCTTCCTTTCTCTCACCTTAGCTAGTTTGTAAAACTTCTCTACCCCTATCCACATATTCCattgctatttttatttcttttgactACCTATCTCCTGCATCTAGTTCTTTGATTGACTCTCTAGACTCTATCTGTATAACCGAAAATAGTGAAGGAGTTCTTGGACCATCCTAGATAGTATGACGCAATCCTTAAGAGATACATACTTTAGATGAAAATAACATTTGGGATTTGGTGGATTTATTCAAAGGAAAGAAAGCACTGGGATGCAAGTGAGTCTTCTCAATCAAAGTTAATCTGTAAGGCTCTATGGCAAAACCTAAGGCAAGACTTGTGGCCAAAGGATATTCTCAAATATAGGGTGGATTCTTCAGACACCTCTCCCCAATGGCCAACCTCATTTTTGTCTGCTTGTTCATTTCTTTAGCTGATACTACGCATTGGCCTTTGTATCAATCTATCAACAATGTTTTGCTTGATGGTGATCTTTATGAAGAGGTGTGGAACAACTGTTAGTATTCTGTATTCAAAAATATATTCAATAATAGAATTAAAGTAAAACCAAAAATATAGAAGAAGTAGAAAATTAATATGAGCCCACTGAAtttacagtgtttccttaaggaacttaatccccaTCTAGTAACCGAGATTTAGGATTATTTCTTTTGAAGATAGAACGGATTACCTTCACTAATGTAGCGGTACTCCAAACCACAGtgaccaacgaactcaaagatcGGTAACAAATCGCACTTAATGTTGTTTTCTTTCTAttaaaaataatgtaaaaggAAGAAGGAGAGATAAGAATTTTCGGAAGGAAAATCTGTGGGAAATAtcatgtatttatagccaaaaagTTGGGTAATACCGAAGAGTTATAACTCTTCATTTTAAGGATACAATTCAAAGTGGTTGTTTTATAAAACAGCCATTTACGCGAACCACCAAAGGAGAGCGAAAATCAATTTGCCGTTAAAAGAATAGTTGATTTGGATtgaaataatattacgttaatctTAGTTTGACCAAAGCCGAAGTCGAGCGACGACGGCGGCACGAGACTTGCCTTCATCCCAACTCTTTAAAAGCTAGAAGAAGTGTAATTATATACTCTTTTCCCCCTCCAGTATGGGATAATGTCCATTTGTCAAAGAgagaaatttaaattttttttctctatttttcatTCACTCTATTTTAAGCTATTATAAGGTTAAGCCCAACCGCAACCATCCGGTTTTGTTGCTGCGGGGAGTATGAGAAAATGTATCATTTGAAGAGTCCTTGTATGACTTGAAGTAGTCCCGGGCTTGGTTTGGCAAGTTTGACTTGATCAGAGTATTTAGCAACCTACTAATTCAATATACCAGAAAGATGGAGGCGGCATATGTCCACTATTTCTGGAGGTGGGTGAGTGGAAGAGGTAAACttcttttcttgaattttatatatGGCTAGTTCTGTGTATAAATTATACAGAGACTTAAAAATAAGTTGAACAGGTAATACTACATTATGGAGTTTATATCTTCAACTATAAAAAGCTTATCATTATCCCTTATGACTTCAATAGAGTCAATTTCTGCTCCTTGTTCATCTGTCACCACGGCATCTTTTGCATCACATCCAATCTTCTGACCtgcaaattaaaacaaatataataTTAGGAGTAATGTAAGAATAAATAGAGGAATTCGTTTGAAAAAGTACCTGCAGTGTTCTTGAGTTCTTCAAGTGAATTTGGAAGCCTAATTAATTTTCCAGGTTCACTGCAATGAGTTCTTCTTCTGACCTCAGGATGACCTCTGTATATGCTAACTCTAAAAGAACATTGATCCTTACAACTTTCAGAGGCATACTTCTGCTCTTGTTCACACCACTTACGATCAAAATCATCCGTTGCATCGGATACAATTATCCTATGCCCAACTTCTCGTTTTTGCAGCATTTCGGTTAGGTTCATTGATGAAAGCTTGTACttcaatatatcatcaatctcagccCCGTTTATTAGAAGAAGCTTTACCATCTCTACGTGATTTTCTTCTATTGCGACACGGATAGGAGTTGATCCATGGCGATCTTTTGAGTCAACAAGTAATCCATGTTTTAGGAGTTCCTTCATAATTGTTAAATCATTTTTCCGAGCTGCTGTACATAAGAGGTCGCCAGCAACATAGGGATCAGATATGGAAGCCCAATGGTACAGAATTTCAAATATGGGATGGTGTTTTGCTGCTATAGCTTCCCATAATGCGGTGTTACCATTTACATCTGCCAGTTATCAGGCAATCAAGTTAGATACCGCTTGTCCTGTCAAAAAATTCACTAAGTTTTACAGTGACCATTAATGGAGGATGTCCTACCTTGCAAGTGTATGTTACATCCATGTCTGAGAAGCACCATTACACATTCTTCGTGCCCTTTCGATGCTGCTATATGCTGACTCATTTCGCAGAGACATAAAATGTTGAAATACTTATTATAGCAACTAGTGCTAAATATAAGGCACAATGGACGAGAAAAATCTATATAGGCAATACCTACTAGTTGGGAATACGTATTAGACTTGGTAGAAAacttttaatattattattattattatcgcTATTACTTAGATATATATATCATTTTTTTATACTTTATTTTTGTTATGATGATGATATGAGTTGAATTAACAGAAAGTAATGAGGATTCGTATCACCGACCCCTACTTGTTTGGGACTAATGTGTAGTTGTTGTAGCGACTAGTACATTGATGGTAGAAGCAGTATAAGACTAAAGTTGGTTTTTGGGATATACCAGTGGGGTTCTTCCTTTAGAGTCTCCAATATCAGGGTCTAATCTTGCTTTGAGAAGCTCATCAAGAAAAGCAGCATTGCCTGTACTGGCAACAGTAAGCAAATTGATGGACATGTTGGGATCACTATCTTCTTCCCCAACTTCAAGGAACAAGTCTACAAGTCTTAAATCCTTGAGCTTCTTGTGATGCTGCAATTAACACAGTATACGAAAAATATTAAGATTGAGCTCTGAAATGACACATTTGGAACCTCTTTTAACTAGCTAAAGGTAGAACCTGAAGGAAATTCTTCATCATGGTGACATTATCTTCTTGCCTGCTCTTCATTGCTTCAATCAAACAAGTTGTTCTTATCTTCAAGAGTTGCGAAAGTGTCCTGGTTCGATACGTATAGCTCTGAGGCCTACAGCAAAATGCCCCAACTTCTCCCAACATGTCCCCAGATTTTAATGTCCAAACAACCTGCTCATTCTTCATCTCACTATCAATCATTTCCACCTCCCCTGACACTATGATGTAAACCTCATCTGGCGATTCATTCTGCATTATAACATCCTCCCTTGGGGGTATATATTCGGCCTTCATATCTGCAACCTAAGCAGTCACTAAGATTAGACACACAACAGATCAAATAGAGATTTTTGAACGCGTCATTCTAGTAAAAATAATGTTGTCTTACCAAGTGTAAGAGGATTTCCCTGGAGACACCCTTGAAAAGATAGACCTTTTCAACAGTAGGCAGAAATAAATGATGTCGGATACTCTTGCATATCGTCTTGGGAAGTTGTTCAATCAGTTGCTGCTGGTTTAAGCTCTCTGCCTTGAATCTTAAACACATGTAAGCCAGTATTTGCTCCTTCAGTCTTGGGGGCAAGCGATTTCGACAAACAAAGTTTGATGCTGATTGGATGCTATTTCTCTGTATGACAAATCAATTGAATGATGCGTACACTATGCATTTATTTTTGCTTTCCTGCTTATTATACCATAAAAACTAATT includes these proteins:
- the LOC107766211 gene encoding LOW QUALITY PROTEIN: potassium channel AKT2/3 (The sequence of the model RefSeq protein was modified relative to this genomic sequence to represent the inferred CDS: deleted 1 base in 1 codon) — its product is MRGKSGLGNLSFYNLSKLILPPLGSSGYNQNQTLQKGNTISPMTSRYRWWETVMVLLVAYCAWVCPFEIAFMKSNTNKDLYIADNIVNLFFAADIILTFFVAYIDPTTQLLVRDPRKIAIRYLSTWFLMDVASTIPFEALSLLFTGKHQIGVSYSVLGMLRFWRLRKVKQFFTRLEKDMRFSYFWVRCARLLFVTLFSVHCAGCLYYLLADRNPHQGNTWLGSVNPNFRETSLWIRYISAMYWSITTMTTVGYGDLHAVNTVEMIFIIFYMLFNLGLTAYIIGNMTNLVVEGTRRTMEFRNSIQSASNFVCRNRLPPRLKEQILAYMCLRFKAESLNQQQLIEQLPKTICKSIRHHLFLPTVEKVYLFKGVSREILLHLVADMKAEYIPPREDVIMQNESPDEVYIIVSGEVEMIDSEMKNEQVVWTLKSGDMLGEVGAFCCRPQSYTYRTRTLSQLLKIRTTCLIEAMKSRQEDNVTMMKNFLQHHKKLKDLRLVDLFLEVGEEDSDPNMSINLLTVASTGNAAFLDELLKARLDPDIGDSKGRTPLHIAASKGHEECVMVLLRHGCNIHLQDVNGNTALWEAIAAKHHPIFEILYHWASISDPYVAGDLLCTAARKNDLTIMKELLKHGLLVDSKDRHGSTPIRVAIEENHVEMVKLLLINGAEIDDILKYKLSSMNLTEMLQKREVGHRIIVSDATDDFDRKWCEQEQKYASESCKDQCSFRVSIYRGHPEVRRRTHCSEPGKLIRLPNSLEELKNTAGQKIGCDAKDAVVTDEQGAEIDSIEVIRDNDKLFIVEDINSIM